From Prosthecobacter sp., the proteins below share one genomic window:
- a CDS encoding sigma factor — protein MSQSDKTSISPFPTTRWTLIRRAQKGGETEAARAMEEICRQYWYPIYAFARRGGFSAADAEDLTQTFFQRLIASETIQAARQEKGHLRTFMLALLKRVIANYFRHASAEKRGGSPAATLSLDDENAEDRYIREPADIHDPDLLFDRTWAQGVLDAAEKKLRQDFAKADNLDSFTQLREFLPLGDNATPYAAVAKKLGIAETALRLQIHRMRKRYGKLIEEEIAQTVHEPAEIKAELAHLMAAIGR, from the coding sequence ATGAGCCAGTCTGACAAGACATCCATTTCCCCTTTCCCCACCACGCGCTGGACGCTGATCCGCCGCGCGCAGAAGGGCGGCGAGACCGAGGCCGCGCGGGCGATGGAGGAAATCTGCCGCCAGTACTGGTATCCCATCTATGCCTTCGCCCGCCGCGGCGGCTTCAGCGCGGCGGACGCGGAGGATCTCACCCAGACCTTCTTTCAGCGCCTGATCGCCAGCGAGACGATCCAGGCCGCACGGCAGGAAAAGGGCCACCTGCGCACCTTCATGCTCGCGCTGCTCAAACGCGTCATCGCCAACTACTTCCGTCACGCCAGCGCCGAAAAACGTGGCGGCTCCCCCGCCGCCACGCTCTCCCTCGACGACGAAAACGCCGAGGACCGCTACATTCGCGAGCCAGCGGACATTCACGACCCCGACCTGCTCTTTGACCGCACCTGGGCTCAGGGCGTGCTCGACGCGGCGGAGAAAAAACTGCGCCAGGACTTCGCCAAGGCCGACAACCTCGACTCCTTCACCCAGCTCCGCGAATTCCTCCCCCTCGGCGACAACGCCACACCCTACGCTGCCGTGGCAAAAAAACTCGGCATCGCCGAGACCGCCCTGCGCCTGCAAATCCACCGCATGCGCAAGCGCTACGGCAAGCTCATCGAGGAAGAGATCGCCCAGACAGTGCACGAGCCCGCTGAGATCAAAGCCGAACTGGCGCATCTCATGGCCGCCATCGGCCGCTAG
- a CDS encoding protein kinase → MSSDNQADSVIGPVEGPGMISPPRGGQVPDLREILPQYEVLDFIGRGGMGAVYKARQRSLDRVVAVKLLSVHETAGGLDFAARFKVEAQAMARLSHPNIVPVHDFGETGDGQLFYVMEFIEGDDLAKRIEAGGKLPPEEALRIALAVCDALVCAHGQGVVHRDIKPSNILVGRDGHVKVADFGLAKIDDPATASLTLSNTSMGSQGYAAPEVFSKAGTADHRADIYSLAVLIYEMLTGDLPRGMFKLPSEKVPGLDPRFDALICKAMEEEREERQQSVRELREELAAIHVPLELSLVRAAGKSHERDLSPAVISRMGRRLNWRRVVLAGTTAAAVVVAAVWFALDQSKQPGSPPLASENTGWLDVMARLDLTRDSMGGQWRHLNGVLANHTESSNSLLKLPVQPEGSYSLRLRLTRLSDAGGYVVIAFRFREHAAALIMDDSPTPYVGLASIDGKPLSNNGSGVTRKAPFLPIGQMQELLLAVDDSGIVLKAGELEIFRWHGDWSRVSQSGPGVLNDFDGQPATGIGCHMGRMAIHSIELHEGGAQIKNPPTPADWQELLPLVNLSAHSLVGTWKMVNAELFNVHVRGKQSLCELPVQHTGSHDLRVRFTKIEGDDGYIHFGFRKGAGGGGVVFNDRGVANSGRSFVGVTYLDGKGAERTSNWVLERPLVFITPGEEHEVVIRVRDEGLAVLLNGEEVYRWKGDWKRAGQLKVLFPESLGRPVFAVGCYNARIVVRSAALLPVDESEGKLLPPAPLRLGYDPLTIRPPTVPLVFKGHRYQLVPGAHPWNTASLLAARMGGHLATLTTQEEQDWAWQTFAKYLPARALLTIKTRGWWLGGWQPSERDQWHWFTGETFEFTHWGGGQPDITGQGPHRLWLHDRGDGADCAWSSEPSARLGGFLVEWDSLDDESGKPPPASEMEIRTVAEWVLGLPPMWDQGSAVARKAEVHLGGKKLVRTQKELPAGPLDVSRLEMPQLLMDDTAKRHLDIIARMQGVKELMFFSVNDASAIACVRNLTGLKGLRFNAPELNPQQMPDALLVHLARLSELTSLNLEGWTDFTGEGLAALAEKRKLTTLALDDCPNLSDEGLAAIARFTSLKLLSLHRCGGFTDAGLRRLATLTSLAELALGCDASGRFDGSGIEALGGISTLKTLRVSTTFPGSALKHVGRLASLDRLYLSRNTVIIDANLAGLASLKKLTLLRLDDTRITGTGFASFKDFNNALNLHVEDCRITDEGIRAITSGIPNLEALTISRNHPTFATPVMVEALRGLKNLRRLYLGHRFKDDEMPLIATLTNVQTLGLIGSDVTDAGLAHLKPLVNLTALELSGLRLTDACIPAIKELRCLKSLTLTGTKITAEGVDAIKRALPQCQVTQ, encoded by the coding sequence ATGTCTTCTGACAACCAGGCTGACTCAGTCATCGGACCCGTCGAGGGGCCGGGCATGATTTCCCCGCCGAGAGGCGGGCAGGTGCCCGACCTGCGGGAGATCCTGCCGCAGTATGAGGTGCTGGACTTCATCGGGCGCGGCGGAATGGGGGCGGTGTACAAGGCGCGGCAGCGGTCGCTGGACCGGGTGGTGGCGGTGAAGCTGCTTTCGGTGCATGAAACGGCCGGCGGGCTGGATTTTGCTGCGCGGTTCAAGGTGGAGGCGCAGGCGATGGCGCGGCTTTCACACCCGAACATCGTGCCGGTGCATGATTTCGGTGAGACGGGCGACGGACAGCTTTTTTACGTGATGGAGTTCATCGAGGGCGATGATCTGGCGAAGCGGATCGAGGCTGGAGGGAAATTGCCGCCGGAGGAGGCGCTGCGAATCGCACTGGCAGTGTGTGATGCGCTGGTCTGTGCGCATGGGCAGGGAGTGGTGCATCGGGACATCAAGCCCTCGAACATTCTCGTGGGTCGTGACGGACATGTGAAGGTGGCGGATTTCGGCCTGGCGAAGATTGATGATCCGGCGACGGCGTCGCTGACGCTTTCCAACACCTCGATGGGCAGCCAGGGCTATGCCGCGCCGGAGGTTTTTTCCAAGGCGGGCACGGCGGATCATCGCGCGGACATTTATTCGCTGGCTGTGCTGATTTACGAGATGCTGACGGGTGATCTGCCGCGCGGGATGTTCAAGCTGCCCTCGGAAAAGGTGCCGGGCCTCGATCCGCGCTTTGATGCGCTCATTTGCAAGGCGATGGAAGAGGAGCGGGAGGAGCGGCAGCAGAGCGTACGGGAACTGCGTGAGGAGCTGGCGGCCATTCATGTGCCGCTCGAGCTGTCACTCGTTCGAGCCGCCGGGAAATCTCATGAGCGTGATCTGTCGCCAGCAGTGATCTCACGAATGGGGCGACGTTTGAACTGGCGGCGTGTGGTGCTGGCGGGAACAACGGCTGCAGCGGTTGTCGTCGCAGCCGTTTGGTTTGCCTTAGACCAGTCCAAGCAGCCCGGATCACCGCCTCTGGCCTCCGAGAACACAGGGTGGCTGGATGTGATGGCAAGGCTGGATTTGACGCGAGATAGCATGGGCGGGCAGTGGCGGCATCTGAATGGCGTGCTGGCGAACCACACGGAGTCGAGCAATTCGCTCCTCAAGCTGCCCGTCCAGCCCGAAGGCAGCTACTCCTTGCGCCTGCGATTGACGAGGCTGTCGGATGCAGGCGGCTATGTGGTCATCGCATTTCGATTCAGGGAACACGCTGCCGCTCTTATCATGGATGACAGCCCCACGCCGTATGTGGGCCTGGCTTCGATTGATGGGAAGCCGCTGTCCAACAACGGATCAGGCGTTACCCGCAAAGCGCCCTTTTTGCCCATCGGCCAGATGCAGGAACTGCTGCTTGCCGTGGATGACAGCGGTATCGTCTTGAAAGCAGGTGAATTGGAGATTTTCCGCTGGCACGGCGACTGGTCGCGCGTCTCACAAAGCGGCCCCGGAGTCCTCAACGATTTCGATGGCCAGCCCGCGACCGGCATCGGCTGCCACATGGGCAGAATGGCCATTCATTCGATCGAACTGCATGAAGGGGGAGCACAGATCAAGAACCCTCCCACGCCTGCTGATTGGCAGGAACTTCTGCCTTTGGTGAATCTGTCCGCACACTCGCTGGTTGGGACTTGGAAGATGGTGAATGCCGAGCTGTTCAACGTGCATGTGCGCGGCAAACAGTCGCTCTGCGAGCTGCCGGTCCAGCACACGGGCAGCCATGATCTGCGCGTGCGTTTCACGAAGATCGAGGGCGATGACGGGTACATTCACTTCGGCTTCCGCAAAGGTGCGGGCGGCGGTGGTGTGGTCTTCAACGACCGTGGTGTGGCGAACAGCGGACGATCGTTTGTGGGGGTGACTTATCTCGATGGCAAAGGAGCGGAGCGGACCAGCAACTGGGTGCTGGAGCGCCCACTGGTGTTCATCACTCCGGGCGAGGAGCATGAGGTCGTGATCCGTGTGCGTGACGAGGGCCTTGCGGTGCTGCTCAATGGTGAGGAGGTTTACCGTTGGAAGGGCGACTGGAAGCGTGCCGGCCAGTTGAAGGTGCTGTTTCCGGAGTCGCTCGGCAGGCCGGTTTTTGCGGTGGGCTGCTACAATGCGCGCATTGTGGTCCGCTCGGCGGCGCTGCTGCCCGTGGATGAAAGCGAGGGCAAACTGTTGCCGCCGGCTCCGCTCAGGCTGGGCTATGATCCGCTCACGATCCGGCCGCCCACGGTGCCGCTGGTGTTCAAAGGCCACCGCTACCAGCTTGTGCCCGGCGCGCATCCTTGGAACACAGCCAGCCTGCTCGCCGCGCGCATGGGCGGTCACCTCGCGACACTGACCACGCAGGAGGAGCAGGACTGGGCCTGGCAGACGTTTGCAAAATACCTTCCCGCACGGGCGCTGCTCACCATCAAGACGCGCGGCTGGTGGCTGGGCGGGTGGCAGCCGAGCGAACGCGACCAGTGGCATTGGTTCACGGGAGAAACATTTGAGTTCACCCATTGGGGCGGTGGCCAGCCGGACATCACCGGCCAGGGCCCGCACCGGCTGTGGCTGCATGACCGTGGTGATGGAGCCGACTGTGCCTGGTCCTCCGAGCCGTCGGCCAGGCTGGGCGGCTTTTTGGTCGAGTGGGATTCTCTCGATGACGAGTCTGGCAAACCGCCGCCCGCGAGCGAGATGGAAATCCGCACCGTGGCGGAGTGGGTGCTCGGCCTGCCGCCGATGTGGGATCAAGGATCCGCTGTCGCACGCAAGGCCGAGGTCCACCTCGGTGGGAAAAAACTCGTACGCACGCAAAAAGAGCTGCCTGCCGGGCCACTGGATGTTTCCCGGCTGGAGATGCCACAGCTTCTCATGGATGACACGGCCAAGCGGCATCTGGACATCATCGCACGCATGCAAGGCGTGAAGGAGCTGATGTTCTTCTCCGTGAACGACGCCTCAGCCATCGCCTGCGTGCGCAACCTGACCGGGCTGAAAGGCCTGCGCTTCAACGCTCCCGAGTTGAACCCGCAGCAGATGCCAGACGCGCTGCTGGTCCATCTCGCCCGGCTGTCAGAGCTGACTTCGCTGAATCTCGAAGGCTGGACGGACTTCACGGGCGAGGGGCTTGCCGCGCTCGCAGAGAAGCGCAAGCTCACCACCCTGGCACTCGATGATTGCCCGAATCTGAGCGATGAAGGTCTCGCCGCCATCGCACGCTTCACCAGCTTGAAGTTGCTCAGCCTGCACCGCTGTGGCGGTTTCACCGATGCCGGGCTGCGACGGCTCGCCACCCTGACGAGCCTGGCGGAATTGGCCCTTGGCTGCGATGCCAGCGGACGATTCGACGGCTCCGGCATCGAGGCCCTCGGCGGGATTTCCACGCTCAAGACTCTGCGGGTCAGCACCACCTTCCCCGGCTCCGCATTGAAGCACGTCGGCAGGCTGGCCAGCCTTGACCGGCTCTATCTCTCCCGGAACACGGTGATCATCGACGCGAATCTCGCCGGACTTGCTTCTCTGAAAAAACTCACGCTTCTTCGTTTGGACGACACGCGCATCACCGGCACAGGGTTCGCCTCCTTCAAGGACTTCAACAATGCGCTCAACCTGCATGTCGAGGACTGTCGCATCACGGACGAGGGCATCCGCGCCATCACCAGCGGCATCCCGAATCTGGAGGCGCTGACGATTTCCCGGAATCATCCCACCTTCGCCACGCCGGTCATGGTGGAGGCACTGCGTGGTCTGAAGAATCTCCGCCGCCTATATCTGGGCCATCGGTTCAAGGATGATGAAATGCCACTCATCGCCACTCTGACGAATGTGCAGACGCTGGGACTGATCGGATCAGACGTGACGGACGCGGGTCTCGCCCACCTCAAGCCGCTGGTGAATCTGACCGCGCTCGAGCTTTCTGGTTTGAGACTGACCGACGCGTGCATTCCTGCGATCAAAGAGCTGCGTTGCTTGAAGTCCCTCACTCTGACAGGCACGAAGATCACCGCCGAGGGCGTGGATGCGATCAAACGAGCCCTGCCGCAGTGCCAGGTGACACAATGA
- the folP gene encoding dihydropteroate synthase: MILRARQHLIEFPRRPLVMGVVNINDDSFCGDGTLDPAVALAQAKAQLQDGADIIDIGAESARTNREPISVSEEIDRLLPFLEKWPELSSRFNAPLLSINTWRSDVIAGVLPHGGDLINDISGLPDAFNAKLCAEHNAGLLIMHSVGQPKVPHTHVKYESIMDTLDRFFEQRLVLAESVGLPRENILLDPGIDFAKQQDDNLTIYRDLERLHRFERPILLPVSRKTVIGDVLDVPALERDPGTIACIAAGMTRGAHLFRVHNVKAAVQAVKMLWAVQNNR; this comes from the coding sequence ATGATCTTGCGCGCACGTCAGCACCTCATCGAATTTCCCCGCCGGCCGCTGGTGATGGGGGTCGTGAACATCAACGACGACTCATTCTGCGGCGACGGCACGCTCGACCCTGCGGTCGCACTGGCCCAGGCAAAAGCCCAGCTCCAGGACGGTGCGGACATCATCGACATCGGTGCGGAAAGCGCGCGCACGAACCGCGAACCGATCAGCGTGTCGGAGGAGATCGACCGGCTGCTGCCTTTTCTCGAAAAGTGGCCGGAGCTCAGCTCACGCTTCAACGCACCGCTGCTTTCCATCAACACCTGGCGCAGTGATGTTATCGCCGGGGTGCTGCCACATGGCGGCGATCTCATCAACGACATCAGCGGCCTGCCGGATGCCTTCAACGCGAAGCTCTGTGCCGAGCACAATGCCGGCCTGCTCATCATGCACAGTGTGGGCCAGCCGAAGGTGCCGCACACGCATGTGAAGTATGAGAGTATCATGGACACGCTGGACCGCTTCTTTGAGCAACGTCTCGTGCTGGCGGAAAGCGTGGGTCTGCCGCGTGAGAACATCCTGCTCGATCCCGGCATCGACTTCGCGAAGCAGCAGGATGACAATCTGACGATCTACCGCGATCTGGAACGCCTGCATCGCTTCGAGCGCCCGATTTTACTTCCCGTTTCACGCAAAACCGTGATCGGCGATGTGCTGGACGTTCCGGCGCTGGAACGTGATCCTGGAACCATCGCCTGCATCGCTGCCGGCATGACACGCGGCGCGCATCTTTTCCGTGTTCACAACGTCAAAGCCGCCGTGCAGGCCGTGAAGATGCTCTGGGCGGTGCAAAACAACCGCTGA
- a CDS encoding PQQ-binding-like beta-propeller repeat protein, producing the protein MKLSSVLLAAAFLAGSVAGLLAARPILCCDYGGDRVTILSATGEIEWQVEAKHPQDCWRLPNGNILFAYHGGAKEVTRDQKVVWEYLAPEKVECHACQPLPDGNVLVVECGTSRIIEVDRAGKIAKEIKLVTKDTVKLHNQFRGTRKTTDGHYLVCFKGESKIVELDASGKVLREVPVAGDPHEVVQLPNKNLLITCGDGHKVVEVDPAGKTVWELNENDLPGNTLRLMAGCHRLPNGNTIFANYLGHGHLGEQPQFFEITPDKKVVWAFEDKGRFKTINQIMALDDPGDVTKGEVLR; encoded by the coding sequence ATGAAGCTCTCATCTGTTCTTCTGGCTGCTGCCTTCCTTGCCGGGTCCGTTGCCGGCCTGTTGGCCGCACGTCCCATCCTCTGCTGCGACTACGGCGGTGATCGTGTGACCATTCTGTCCGCCACCGGCGAAATCGAGTGGCAGGTGGAGGCCAAGCATCCGCAGGACTGCTGGCGGCTGCCGAACGGGAACATCCTCTTTGCCTACCATGGCGGAGCCAAGGAAGTCACACGCGACCAAAAGGTCGTCTGGGAATACCTGGCACCGGAAAAAGTCGAGTGCCATGCATGTCAGCCGCTGCCAGATGGCAACGTGCTCGTCGTTGAGTGCGGCACCAGCCGCATCATCGAGGTCGATCGCGCGGGGAAGATCGCCAAGGAGATCAAACTCGTCACCAAGGATACGGTGAAGCTACACAACCAGTTCCGTGGCACCCGCAAGACCACCGATGGCCACTATCTCGTCTGTTTCAAAGGTGAGAGCAAAATCGTGGAGCTCGACGCCAGCGGCAAAGTGCTGCGTGAGGTGCCGGTCGCGGGCGATCCACACGAAGTTGTGCAACTGCCGAACAAAAATCTGCTCATCACCTGTGGCGACGGCCACAAGGTCGTTGAAGTTGATCCTGCTGGCAAAACCGTGTGGGAACTCAACGAAAACGATCTTCCTGGCAACACGCTGCGTCTCATGGCCGGCTGCCATCGTCTGCCGAATGGCAATACGATTTTCGCCAATTACCTCGGGCACGGTCATCTGGGCGAACAGCCGCAGTTTTTCGAGATCACGCCTGACAAGAAAGTCGTCTGGGCCTTTGAGGACAAGGGCCGCTTCAAGACGATCAACCAGATCATGGCTCTCGATGATCCCGGCGATGTGACCAAGGGCGAAGTGCTGCGCTGA
- a CDS encoding phosphatidylserine decarboxylase yields the protein MPAEPITFFNRLTRRIETEAVYGEGFLRFTYESTPGRLPLHAMVKRAAFSHWYGRRMDAPSSRAKIAPFLATYGVDTTEFADAPGSFRTFNEFFYRKLKPQARPIAAGQNEIVFPADGRHLVLPDIAACDDFFIKGTRFELTTLLRNTSLAARFTHGSMLISRLCPVDYHRFHFPCAGTPAVSHPIKGPLYSVNPIALRKRPSILWENKRAITPLHTPNLGEVLLLEVGATCVGSIVQTFKSGDPITKGAEKGYFRFGGSCVITIFEPGRIRFADDLIEHSRAGREVYARMGDVAAYALG from the coding sequence ATGCCCGCCGAACCCATCACCTTTTTCAACCGCCTAACCCGGCGCATCGAGACCGAGGCGGTCTATGGCGAGGGATTTCTGCGCTTCACGTATGAGAGCACGCCCGGCCGGCTGCCGCTGCACGCCATGGTGAAACGTGCCGCCTTTTCACACTGGTATGGCCGCCGCATGGACGCTCCGTCCAGCAGGGCCAAGATCGCCCCGTTCCTCGCCACCTATGGCGTGGACACCACCGAATTCGCCGACGCGCCCGGCTCATTTCGCACCTTCAACGAGTTCTTCTACCGCAAACTCAAGCCCCAGGCGCGGCCGATTGCCGCGGGCCAAAACGAAATTGTCTTCCCGGCAGACGGCAGGCATCTCGTCCTCCCCGACATCGCCGCCTGTGACGATTTCTTCATCAAAGGCACCCGCTTTGAGCTCACCACCCTGCTGCGCAACACCTCGCTCGCCGCACGCTTCACACACGGCAGCATGCTGATCTCCCGCTTGTGCCCCGTGGACTACCACCGCTTCCACTTTCCCTGCGCCGGCACGCCTGCGGTTTCACACCCGATCAAGGGCCCGCTTTATTCCGTGAATCCCATCGCCCTGCGCAAACGCCCCTCGATCCTCTGGGAAAACAAGCGTGCGATCACCCCGCTGCACACACCGAACCTCGGCGAGGTGCTGCTGCTCGAAGTCGGTGCCACCTGCGTCGGCTCCATCGTGCAAACCTTCAAATCAGGCGATCCCATCACTAAGGGCGCTGAAAAAGGCTATTTCCGCTTCGGCGGCTCCTGCGTCATCACGATCTTCGAGCCGGGCCGCATCCGCTTCGCCGATGATTTGATCGAGCACAGCCGCGCCGGCCGCGAAGTTTATGCCCGCATGGGCGATGTGGCGGCCTACGCTCTCGGGTGA
- a CDS encoding site-specific tyrosine recombinase XerD, which translates to MSSTDAVACCGVLELIDGFIQHLATERGLSVNYQILVRRFLEAFASWFKMKHQSETAAAVTTDHLGGFLSQRKKDGIAASSARIELIALKIFFRWLTARKHIAFDPADPILPPRQEKHLPDSLNESDVQKLIESVNGTKPLDRRDRAILELFYASGVRLSELMNAKLENLSLEEGWIRVTGKGSKTRLAPVGVAAREAIAAWLEHGRPALVKPKTQSHIFISHNGTRLTTTRIQQIVKERAAMCGLDPARVHPHLLRHSFATHLLNNGADLRVIQEMLGHADISTTQIYTHVDQARLKDVHRRFHPRA; encoded by the coding sequence TTGTCATCAACCGATGCCGTGGCATGCTGCGGCGTGCTGGAACTCATCGACGGCTTCATTCAACACCTGGCGACCGAGCGCGGCCTGTCCGTGAATTACCAGATCCTCGTGCGCCGGTTTCTGGAGGCGTTCGCGTCGTGGTTCAAAATGAAACACCAGTCGGAGACTGCGGCGGCGGTGACGACGGACCATCTGGGTGGGTTTCTTTCCCAGCGGAAGAAGGACGGCATCGCCGCGTCATCGGCGCGCATCGAGCTCATCGCGCTGAAAATTTTCTTTCGCTGGCTCACAGCACGCAAACACATCGCCTTCGATCCTGCCGACCCGATCTTGCCACCGCGGCAGGAGAAGCACCTGCCGGATTCGTTGAACGAAAGCGATGTGCAGAAGCTGATCGAGTCCGTGAACGGCACGAAGCCGCTGGACCGGCGCGACCGGGCGATTCTGGAGCTGTTTTATGCCAGCGGGGTGCGGTTGTCGGAACTGATGAATGCGAAGCTGGAGAATCTGAGCTTGGAGGAAGGCTGGATTCGCGTGACGGGCAAAGGCTCGAAGACGCGTCTTGCGCCCGTGGGTGTCGCGGCGCGTGAAGCCATCGCCGCATGGCTCGAACACGGACGTCCGGCGCTGGTGAAGCCAAAAACGCAGAGCCACATCTTCATCTCACACAACGGCACACGGCTGACGACGACACGCATCCAGCAGATCGTCAAAGAGCGGGCGGCCATGTGCGGCCTTGATCCGGCCCGCGTCCATCCGCACTTGCTGCGGCACAGTTTTGCCACGCATCTGCTGAACAACGGCGCGGACCTGCGCGTGATCCAGGAAATGCTGGGCCATGCGGACATCTCGACGACGCAGATCTACACGCACGTCGATCAGGCGCGGCTGAAGGACGTACACCGGCGGTTTCACCCGAGAGCGTAG
- the ssb gene encoding single-stranded DNA-binding protein, with amino-acid sequence MASYNKVMLIGNLTRDPEVRYTPKGSAVCDIGLAVNRVYTSDSGEKVEEVTFVDVVLWAKMAELAGKYLHKGRPVFIEGRLQMDSWEDKQTGQKRTRMRVVGEQMQFLGSPQGGDRAPAGGGDEEGGSSGGGGGGYNRPAARPAQRPAAAQQRPAQRPAPAQQNDEFGEGPITEGMEEDDIPF; translated from the coding sequence ATGGCCTCCTACAACAAAGTCATGCTCATCGGCAATCTCACCCGCGACCCGGAAGTGCGTTACACGCCCAAAGGCAGCGCCGTCTGCGACATCGGTCTCGCCGTGAACCGCGTGTACACCTCCGACAGCGGTGAGAAGGTGGAGGAAGTGACCTTTGTCGATGTCGTGCTGTGGGCGAAGATGGCCGAACTCGCCGGCAAATACCTGCACAAAGGTCGCCCCGTCTTCATCGAGGGCCGTTTGCAGATGGATTCCTGGGAAGACAAGCAGACCGGCCAGAAGCGCACCCGCATGCGCGTGGTGGGCGAGCAGATGCAGTTCCTCGGCAGTCCACAGGGCGGTGATCGTGCTCCCGCCGGTGGTGGCGATGAAGAAGGTGGCTCCAGCGGTGGAGGTGGCGGCGGTTACAATCGTCCCGCCGCCCGCCCAGCCCAGCGCCCCGCTGCTGCACAACAGCGTCCGGCTCAACGTCCCGCCCCTGCCCAGCAGAACGACGAATTTGGCGAAGGCCCGATCACCGAGGGCATGGAAGAAGACGACATTCCGTTTTGA